Proteins encoded together in one Benincasa hispida cultivar B227 chromosome 1, ASM972705v1, whole genome shotgun sequence window:
- the LOC120067930 gene encoding fruit protein pKIWI501-like produces MGGCASKPKTTTEKEVTPLPVPVVKVSKETTMAIPSIKEKEVEVETEEKKSDDQVDVKKVDQGEKKVEEEDNQPLSLGCLLIQDKQEVEIPPEPKKEEPKEEVKDEAAKPTEAAPAAVPEPQKSIVEAAVPEPQKATAEVAAPEPQKATVVEAEPKKAAVEPAAAVPEKPIVEAAVEPKKATEEEKKTAVEAPKTVETNVEAPSPAVAVATEKQ; encoded by the exons ATGGGTGGTTGTGCTAGCAAGCCCAAGACCACCACTGAGAAAGAAGTCACCCCCTTGCCCGTCCCCGTCGTTAAAGTGTCGAAGGAGACGACAATGGCGATACCGAGTATCAAGGAGAAGGAAGTCGAGGTCGAAACTGAAGAGAAAAAGAGTGATGATCAAGTTGATGTGAAGAAGGTTGATCAAGGTGAAAAGAAGGTTGAGGAGGAGGATAACCAACCGCTCTCTCTCGGATGTTTGCTCATTCAG gacAAACAAGAAGTGGAAATTCCACCAGAGCCCAAAAAAGAGGAGCCCAAAGAGGAAGTCAAGGATGAGGCAGCGAAACCAACAGAAGCAGCTCCAGCAGCGGTGCCGGAACCTCAAAAATCCATTGTCGAGGCAGCGGTGCCGGAGCCCCAGAAAGCCACTGCCGAGGTAGCAGCGCCTGAACCCCAAAAAGCCACCGTCGTCGAGGCAGAGCCTAAGAAAGCCGCCGTCGAGCCAGCTGCGGCTGTACCCGAGAAACCCATCGTCGAGGCGGCGGTAGAACCCAAAAAAGCCACCGAAGAGGAGAAGAAAACCGCCGTGGAGGCACCTAAAACAGTTGAAACCAACGTTGAGGCACCATCACCGGCAGTAGCAGTGGCAACAGAGAAGCAatga